A window of the Eubacterium sp. 1001713B170207_170306_E7 genome harbors these coding sequences:
- the opp1C gene encoding nickel/cobalt ABC transporter permease, with translation MMTGFFKRFKTDRLAMASAVFLLLVILAAALAPVIAPYDPTAQNIVMKFQGPSLAHWLGTDQLGRDTLSRILYGGRITVLLSIVTMLCTIGIGVVLGVIAGYFRGVVDEVVMRICDVMLSFPSEVMILAIVGVLGAGIFNIVIATIIAKWAWYVRMIRSIVIRFMDKNDIRFARVAGCSTGYIIRKHLIKGALGEIAVLATLDTGAIILNISALSFLGLGVQPPTAEWGMMLNEAKNVMTTNPGQMLAPGIAIFLVVAAFNFLGDGIEEAMNPKLDKGFKRRRRSIFVRKKAVAS, from the coding sequence ATGATGACCGGATTTTTCAAACGCTTTAAGACCGACCGGCTGGCCATGGCCAGCGCGGTATTTCTGCTGCTGGTCATTCTGGCCGCAGCCCTGGCACCCGTCATTGCGCCCTATGACCCGACGGCCCAGAACATCGTCATGAAATTCCAGGGGCCATCCCTGGCGCACTGGCTCGGGACCGATCAGCTGGGTCGGGATACCCTCTCCCGTATCCTGTACGGCGGCCGGATTACCGTGCTCTTATCCATTGTCACCATGCTCTGCACCATTGGCATCGGGGTGGTGCTGGGCGTGATCGCAGGCTATTTCAGAGGGGTGGTGGACGAGGTGGTCATGCGCATCTGCGACGTGATGCTGTCCTTCCCCAGCGAAGTAATGATTCTGGCCATTGTGGGCGTGCTGGGCGCAGGCATTTTTAACATTGTCATTGCCACCATCATTGCCAAATGGGCCTGGTATGTGCGCATGATCCGGAGCATCGTGATCCGCTTTATGGATAAAAATGACATCCGGTTTGCCCGGGTGGCGGGGTGCAGCACGGGCTATATCATCAGGAAGCACCTGATTAAGGGCGCGCTCGGGGAGATCGCTGTGCTGGCAACGCTGGACACCGGGGCCATTATCTTAAATATATCGGCCCTGTCCTTTCTGGGCCTTGGGGTACAGCCGCCCACCGCGGAATGGGGCATGATGCTCAACGAGGCCAAGAACGTCATGACCACCAACCCGGGCCAGATGCTGGCGCCTGGGATCGCCATTTTTCTGGTGGTGGCAGCCTTTAACTTTTTGGGCGACGGTATTGAGGAGGCCATGAATCCAAAGCTGGACAAGGGCTTTAAGCGCAGGCGCCGATCCATTTTTGTGCGCAAAAAGGCGGTGGCGTCATGA
- a CDS encoding dipeptide/oligopeptide/nickel ABC transporter ATP-binding protein: MKNLVEIKDVHKSYLKVGEGFSGGRLKVLEGVSFNIEEGLCVGLIGESGSGKSTLSRLILGLEKADKGSGGIFIEGEPVKAWLAKNRGKMSVVFQDYTSSVNAQFTVREAILEPLLALGKRPEDQQIDTLLEKVGLPAAFKGRYPHELSGGQLQRVCIARAIATNPRFIVLDEAISSLDVSVQAQIMTLLHALRVEMNMTYLFVAHDLQAVAHLCNKIVFLYKGRIVEACMSGELAQVQNPYARKLLSSVIPFEV; the protein is encoded by the coding sequence ATGAAGAACCTGGTCGAAATTAAGGATGTGCACAAGAGCTACCTGAAGGTGGGCGAGGGCTTTAGCGGCGGCCGCCTCAAGGTGCTGGAGGGCGTGAGCTTTAACATTGAGGAAGGCCTGTGCGTGGGCCTGATCGGTGAGAGCGGCAGCGGCAAGAGCACCCTCTCCCGCCTGATCCTGGGCCTTGAAAAAGCCGATAAGGGCAGCGGCGGTATTTTTATCGAGGGTGAGCCGGTCAAGGCATGGCTGGCCAAGAACCGGGGCAAAATGAGCGTTGTCTTTCAGGACTACACCTCCTCGGTCAATGCGCAGTTTACCGTGCGCGAGGCCATTTTGGAGCCGCTGCTGGCCCTTGGAAAAAGGCCGGAGGACCAGCAGATCGACACGCTGCTCGAAAAGGTCGGCCTGCCCGCAGCCTTTAAGGGCCGCTACCCCCACGAGCTGTCCGGCGGCCAGCTCCAGCGGGTATGCATCGCCCGGGCCATTGCCACAAACCCCCGGTTCATCGTTCTGGACGAGGCCATCAGCTCACTGGACGTATCGGTTCAGGCCCAGATCATGACTCTGCTGCACGCGCTGCGGGTTGAGATGAACATGACCTACCTGTTTGTGGCCCACGACCTGCAGGCCGTCGCCCATCTCTGTAATAAGATTGTCTTCCTATATAAAGGGCGCATTGTCGAGGCGTGCATGAGCGGGGAGCTGGCCCAGGTGCAAAACCCCTATGCCAGGAAACTGCTCAGCTCGGTAATTCCCTTTGAAGTATAG
- a CDS encoding GTPase, translating into MSDIKVKNFDFQKELEKVAAGIRKPNILICGATGAGKSTVVNWIFGKNVAATGTGRPLTRGITEYSSEDTSVNLFDTEGYEIGEEKISAYRDNVEKWIEERREGGLARQIHEAWYCISAANKRVTDMDISVVQTLLEKNIPTVVVLTQLDCVDYEEYRELFRAVTENCNVHCFATSAHEDKYIQEVMEPYIEWDALVDWAIRELDDSLKEGFIGSLAGHVQKKQELVAKKIIPIYTTAAAGVAATPIPFSDAVLLEPIQVSMAMHILRTYGLDKISEDLISFVGSLVVTQAGRMLAQSLTAGVLKMIPGVGTAAGIAVNTVVASTFTAAIGAALSQSCANYAKAVFEGSKPQSYKKFFDSAILSGFVESWLKEHKNGKDT; encoded by the coding sequence ATGAGTGATATTAAGGTGAAAAATTTTGATTTTCAGAAAGAACTGGAAAAGGTAGCGGCTGGAATCCGCAAGCCCAATATCCTGATCTGCGGGGCCACCGGAGCAGGCAAAAGCACCGTGGTCAACTGGATTTTTGGCAAAAATGTGGCGGCCACCGGGACAGGAAGACCGCTGACCAGAGGCATTACCGAGTACAGCAGTGAGGACACCAGCGTCAATCTTTTTGACACCGAGGGCTACGAGATCGGCGAGGAAAAAATCTCCGCCTATCGGGACAATGTGGAAAAATGGATCGAGGAACGCCGGGAGGGAGGGCTGGCCAGGCAGATCCACGAGGCCTGGTACTGTATCTCCGCTGCCAACAAGCGGGTGACCGATATGGATATCTCTGTGGTGCAGACCCTTTTAGAAAAAAATATCCCTACGGTTGTGGTACTGACCCAGCTGGACTGCGTCGATTATGAGGAATACCGCGAGCTGTTCAGAGCCGTCACAGAAAATTGTAATGTCCATTGCTTTGCCACCAGCGCCCATGAGGATAAATATATCCAGGAGGTAATGGAGCCTTATATTGAGTGGGATGCCCTGGTCGACTGGGCAATCCGCGAGCTGGACGACTCTTTAAAGGAAGGCTTCATCGGCTCGCTGGCAGGCCATGTTCAGAAAAAGCAGGAGCTGGTCGCAAAAAAGATCATCCCTATTTACACCACCGCCGCGGCAGGCGTGGCCGCGACGCCCATTCCGTTTTCGGACGCAGTGCTTTTAGAGCCCATACAGGTCTCCATGGCCATGCACATCTTAAGAACCTACGGGCTCGATAAAATCTCCGAGGATCTCATCTCCTTTGTGGGCAGCCTGGTGGTGACCCAGGCAGGGCGGATGCTGGCCCAGAGCCTGACCGCCGGTGTGCTCAAGATGATCCCCGGCGTGGGTACCGCGGCCGGCATTGCCGTGAACACCGTTGTGGCCTCCACCTTTACCGCCGCCATCGGCGCAGCCCTGTCCCAGAGCTGCGCCAACTACGCCAAAGCCGTGTTTGAGGGTAGCAAGCCCCAGTCCTATAAGAAATTCTTTGACAGCGCCATCCTTTCCGGCTTTGTAGAAAGCTGGCTGAAGGAGCATAAAAATGGAAAAGACACTTGA
- a CDS encoding glycosyltransferase family 4 protein: MKKIWIFNHYAGPPSICTGLRHFNFAKYLKQAGYKVTIFVSSAQHNSSINLINDDKKYIEYTEEDIPFVYIKTRQYKGNGKERIKNMFDYYKGVLKVADNFEKPDIIIGSSVHPLACLAAIKLSKKYHCKNIVEIRDLWPESLVEYGIIKRNGLLSKILYKCEKYLYKKADQLVFTMEGGKDYIVDQGWQDDIDLSKVHHINNGIDLKEYEYSKENITYKDFDLEDPDTFKVVYIGSIRKVNNIETLVDAAKVLQNTNSENVKILIYGDGNEREALEKRCNEEKIENIVFKGSVDKKYIPYILSKCDLNLMHGVSARLVRYGMSLNKSFDYLASGHPILSDIDAHYDYIINNNAGKKVGCLPENITEGILSFFYLSKDEYNSIGENAEKTALKYDFKNLTEQLIETIEK; the protein is encoded by the coding sequence ATGAAAAAAATATGGATTTTCAACCATTATGCTGGCCCTCCTTCAATATGTACGGGTTTGAGACATTTTAATTTTGCAAAGTATTTAAAACAGGCAGGATATAAAGTAACAATATTTGTATCTAGTGCCCAGCATAATTCGAGCATTAATCTTATAAACGATGATAAAAAATATATTGAATATACAGAAGAAGATATACCGTTTGTATATATAAAAACAAGACAGTATAAAGGCAATGGAAAAGAACGTATAAAGAATATGTTTGATTATTACAAAGGTGTCCTAAAAGTAGCAGATAACTTTGAAAAACCAGACATTATTATTGGATCTTCCGTGCATCCCTTAGCCTGTTTGGCGGCAATTAAACTGTCAAAAAAATATCATTGTAAGAATATTGTGGAAATAAGAGATTTATGGCCAGAATCTTTGGTTGAATATGGAATTATAAAAAGAAATGGACTTTTATCTAAAATTTTATATAAATGTGAAAAATATCTTTATAAAAAAGCTGACCAACTAGTTTTTACCATGGAAGGTGGAAAAGATTATATTGTTGATCAAGGATGGCAAGATGATATTGATCTTTCGAAAGTACATCATATCAATAATGGGATTGATTTAAAAGAATATGAGTATAGTAAAGAAAATATCACTTACAAAGATTTTGATTTGGAAGATCCAGATACCTTTAAGGTTGTCTATATTGGGTCAATCCGAAAAGTTAATAATATTGAAACATTAGTTGATGCAGCAAAAGTGTTGCAAAATACAAATTCTGAAAATGTAAAAATTTTGATTTATGGGGACGGTAATGAGCGTGAAGCGCTGGAAAAACGTTGCAATGAAGAAAAAATCGAAAACATTGTGTTTAAAGGGTCTGTTGATAAAAAATACATTCCCTATATTTTAAGTAAATGTGATCTGAATCTAATGCATGGGGTATCAGCCAGGCTTGTAAGATATGGTATGAGCCTTAATAAATCTTTTGATTATCTCGCCAGTGGTCATCCGATTTTATCCGATATAGATGCTCATTATGACTATATTATAAATAATAATGCGGGGAAAAAAGTTGGATGTTTACCTGAAAATATTACAGAGGGAATACTTTCATTTTTTTATCTATCGAAAGATGAATATAACAGTATCGGTGAAAACGCAGAGAAAACAGCGTTAAAGTACGATTTTAAAAATTTAACAGAGCAGTTGATCGAAACTATTGAAAAGTAG
- a CDS encoding acetyltransferase codes for MPEKKVMIIGASGHGKVIADIVHQSGDKVLGFLDDDPAKKEIHQIPVLGKIEDTQKYKDDYYFIIGIGNNKIRKEIAESNPALNYYTAIHPTAVIGEGVRIGNGTAVMAGVVINADAEIKKHCIINTSAVIEHECVIGDYTHVSPQACLCGNVHMGEACHVGAGANVIQGKIIVEKVVVSVGSVVVKDLTEAGTYVGIPAKLKERRY; via the coding sequence ATGCCTGAGAAAAAAGTCATGATCATCGGAGCCAGCGGCCATGGAAAAGTGATCGCCGATATTGTCCATCAATCAGGAGACAAAGTCCTGGGCTTTTTAGATGACGACCCGGCAAAGAAAGAGATCCATCAGATTCCCGTGCTGGGAAAGATAGAAGATACACAGAAATACAAAGACGATTACTATTTTATCATCGGGATAGGCAATAATAAAATCCGAAAAGAAATCGCAGAAAGCAATCCAGCATTAAACTACTATACCGCCATTCATCCCACCGCAGTTATCGGGGAAGGCGTCCGTATTGGTAACGGCACAGCCGTAATGGCCGGTGTCGTGATTAATGCCGATGCAGAGATTAAAAAGCACTGTATCATTAACACCTCAGCGGTCATTGAGCACGAGTGTGTGATTGGAGACTACACCCATGTATCGCCACAGGCTTGTTTGTGTGGGAATGTACATATGGGTGAGGCGTGTCATGTTGGAGCGGGTGCCAATGTTATTCAAGGAAAAATAATCGTAGAAAAAGTGGTTGTAAGTGTAGGTAGTGTGGTGGTAAAAGATTTGACCGAAGCCGGAACATATGTGGGTATTCCGGCAAAATTAAAAGAACGACGATATTAA
- a CDS encoding serine O-acetyltransferase: MSREFNQCITPLTQEMVETYHEDDAYTTYTSTALPNRNEIIGILCDIRELFYPRHYGSRELFNCTIQYYIGDILMGIEERLHKQIRLCLMRKYENSEKYQVQAVADEAAQISCAFMKTLPKIRTHMAQDVQAAYDGDPAAADKDQIIFSYPGVFAMMVYRVAHELYQLGVPIIPRMMTEYAHSRTGIDINPGATIGKFFFMDHGTGIVIGETTIIGDYVKLYQGVTLGALSTRGGQNLRGHKRHPTIEDNVTIYSNVSILGGETVIGHDAIIGGNCFITQSVPAGSKVSVKNPELQMEGGEPQEVEENFDWAQ, from the coding sequence GTGAGCAGAGAATTTAATCAATGTATTACGCCGCTGACACAGGAAATGGTGGAGACCTACCATGAGGACGACGCCTACACCACCTATACCTCCACAGCGCTGCCAAACAGAAACGAAATCATTGGCATTTTATGTGATATAAGAGAGCTGTTTTACCCCAGGCATTACGGCAGCCGGGAGCTCTTTAACTGTACCATTCAATACTATATCGGGGATATTTTAATGGGCATTGAGGAGCGGCTGCACAAGCAGATCCGGCTCTGCCTCATGCGCAAATATGAAAATTCTGAAAAATACCAGGTGCAGGCTGTGGCCGACGAGGCCGCACAGATCAGCTGCGCCTTTATGAAGACATTGCCGAAGATCCGAACCCACATGGCCCAGGACGTGCAGGCCGCCTACGACGGCGACCCCGCGGCGGCGGATAAGGATCAGATTATCTTCTCCTATCCCGGCGTGTTTGCCATGATGGTCTACCGCGTGGCCCATGAGCTCTACCAGCTGGGCGTGCCGATCATCCCGCGAATGATGACCGAATATGCCCACAGCCGCACCGGCATCGACATCAACCCGGGCGCCACCATTGGAAAATTCTTCTTTATGGACCACGGCACCGGCATTGTTATCGGCGAGACCACCATTATCGGCGATTATGTCAAGCTGTACCAGGGCGTGACCCTGGGGGCCCTCTCGACCCGAGGCGGCCAGAACCTGCGCGGGCACAAGCGTCACCCCACCATTGAGGACAATGTGACCATTTACTCCAACGTGTCGATTTTGGGCGGCGAGACCGTCATCGGGCATGACGCCATCATTGGCGGGAACTGCTTTATCACCCAGTCTGTCCCGGCCGGCTCAAAGGTCAGCGTCAAGAACCCAGAGCTGCAGATGGAGGGCGGTGAGCCCCAGGAGGTTGAAGAAAACTTTGACTGGGCGCAGTAA
- a CDS encoding GTPase domain-containing protein, whose product MEKTLDANVLILGKTGSGKTSLFNYIFGRNVYATGAGRPVTGMGIYEETVTLSPDFTLHLYDSWGLEADKARDWKQLINDTLKAHDVPEITEWFHTILYCISAKAARVEDFDLEIIESLRQGGNQVLVALTHADVAGGQENLMTMLQTIVQSGHVPEEDILPVNSQSKTLLSGKKTLAFGREAVISRIKSGLLSAISQKIPHIFEEEGREIIETWYTRCCYRIDADLRRPGGISAHKEKERNRLFTAYAEEAQSDIEQSYDTLISEACRYYWKFCDHLEQNPVGFAKKPRKPLEALRMKLHFTDALQAAGDNIGQFFQGLFKKEKRATKHDAFAQFYRKGLTRYREQLYQLLKEYTRKMKAELRAYYKIVQSPK is encoded by the coding sequence ATGGAAAAGACACTTGACGCCAATGTGCTCATCCTCGGCAAAACCGGGTCCGGGAAGACCTCCCTGTTCAACTATATCTTTGGCAGAAACGTCTATGCTACCGGGGCAGGGCGGCCCGTTACCGGTATGGGCATCTATGAGGAGACCGTGACCCTGTCCCCGGATTTTACCCTGCACCTGTACGATTCCTGGGGCCTGGAGGCCGATAAGGCCAGAGACTGGAAGCAGCTCATAAACGATACCCTCAAAGCCCATGACGTGCCCGAGATCACCGAGTGGTTTCATACCATTCTTTACTGCATTTCGGCCAAAGCCGCCCGGGTAGAGGACTTTGACCTTGAGATCATCGAAAGCCTGCGCCAGGGCGGCAATCAGGTGCTCGTGGCCCTGACCCACGCCGATGTGGCAGGAGGGCAGGAGAACCTTATGACCATGCTCCAGACCATTGTCCAGAGCGGCCATGTGCCCGAGGAGGATATCCTCCCGGTTAACAGCCAGTCCAAAACCCTGCTCAGCGGAAAAAAGACCCTGGCCTTTGGCCGGGAGGCCGTCATCAGCCGGATCAAGTCAGGTCTGCTGAGCGCCATCAGCCAGAAAATTCCCCATATTTTTGAGGAGGAGGGCAGAGAGATCATCGAGACCTGGTATACCCGCTGCTGCTACCGCATCGACGCCGACCTCAGAAGGCCCGGCGGTATCAGCGCCCATAAGGAAAAGGAACGCAACCGCCTCTTTACCGCCTACGCCGAGGAAGCGCAGAGCGATATCGAGCAGTCCTACGACACCCTGATCTCCGAAGCCTGCCGCTATTACTGGAAATTCTGCGACCACCTCGAGCAAAACCCTGTCGGGTTTGCCAAAAAGCCCAGAAAACCACTGGAAGCCCTGAGAATGAAGCTCCACTTCACCGATGCCCTCCAGGCGGCAGGCGACAATATCGGCCAGTTTTTTCAAGGCCTCTTTAAAAAGGAAAAAAGAGCCACAAAGCACGACGCCTTTGCCCAGTTCTACAGAAAGGGCCTGACCAGATACCGCGAACAGCTGTACCAGCTGCTAAAGGAATATACCCGTAAAATGAAAGCAGAGCTGCGCGCGTATTATAAAATTGTGCAGAGCCCCAAATAA
- the opp1B gene encoding nickel/cobalt ABC transporter permease: MKTYIIKRLLWMIPILIGISFFAFILINLSPSDPAEVALRVNEVVPTEQNIADMREKLGLDEPFLTRYFHWVGNALQGDFGSSYANNKPVGAEIAKALPPTLYLAFVSLVIILVVSVGAGVLCALYRDSLGDRLIRGIVFIGTAMPAFWAGILLMWLFAVKLRLLPTSGMTAPGSVILPAVTLSLGYIATYARLLRNNMIKNQGENYVLYLRARGLKQRTITRHVLGNSLHSALTALGMSIPKLIAGTVVIENIFAWPGMGRLCVTAIFNRDFPVIQAYVLIMAVLFVVCNFAVDMITTLMDPRMRQEV; encoded by the coding sequence ATGAAAACTTATATCATTAAAAGACTGCTCTGGATGATCCCGATTCTTATCGGGATCTCCTTCTTTGCCTTTATCCTCATTAATTTGAGCCCCAGTGATCCTGCCGAGGTGGCGCTGCGGGTCAATGAGGTGGTGCCAACAGAACAGAATATTGCGGATATGCGGGAAAAACTGGGCCTGGACGAGCCCTTTTTGACCCGCTATTTCCATTGGGTGGGCAATGCCCTCCAGGGTGACTTTGGCAGCAGCTACGCCAATAACAAGCCTGTGGGCGCCGAGATCGCAAAGGCCCTGCCGCCGACGCTGTACCTGGCCTTTGTCTCCCTGGTCATCATACTGGTGGTCTCGGTGGGGGCCGGGGTGCTCTGCGCCCTGTACCGGGACAGCCTCGGTGACCGGCTTATCCGGGGCATTGTCTTTATCGGCACTGCCATGCCGGCCTTTTGGGCAGGCATCCTGCTCATGTGGCTCTTTGCCGTCAAGCTGAGGCTGCTGCCCACCAGCGGCATGACCGCGCCGGGCTCAGTGATCCTGCCGGCGGTGACATTGTCGCTGGGGTATATCGCCACCTACGCGAGACTGCTGCGTAATAACATGATCAAGAACCAGGGCGAGAACTACGTGCTCTATCTGCGGGCCCGGGGCCTTAAGCAGCGCACCATCACCCGCCATGTGTTGGGGAACTCGCTGCACAGCGCACTCACAGCTCTGGGCATGTCCATTCCCAAGCTGATCGCGGGCACGGTGGTCATTGAGAACATCTTTGCCTGGCCGGGCATGGGCAGGCTCTGTGTGACCGCCATTTTTAACCGGGACTTCCCGGTGATCCAGGCCTATGTGCTCATCATGGCAGTGCTTTTCGTTGTCTGTAATTTTGCCGTGGACATGATCACCACGCTCATGGACCCGCGGATGCGGCAGGAGGTGTAA
- a CDS encoding ABC transporter ATP-binding protein: MSSLLRVKDLSVTDVRDGQVIVNNLSFELRANSCLGIVGESGSGKSMTARALLGLLNPWLKTTGSALFAQNGGEAELIGLEESQLRHIRAREICMILQDAMTAFDPLARLGSQMAETFVQNLEMDKKAAKTLAPEVLAALNIRDPEQVVRKYPHQLSGGMLQRCMIAIALAMKPAVIIADEPTTALDAVNQRQVVEAFELLRQETGTALIFISHDLGVVRRLSDDLLVMEKGCGVEAGRAEAVFRNPQNDYTRYLIDTRLMITDSFKKAMNKEARHEEPGRN; this comes from the coding sequence ATGAGCAGTCTGCTGCGTGTAAAGGACCTGAGCGTCACCGATGTGCGCGACGGCCAGGTCATTGTAAACAACCTGAGCTTTGAGCTGAGGGCCAACAGCTGTCTGGGCATTGTGGGCGAGAGCGGCAGCGGCAAATCCATGACCGCAAGGGCATTGCTCGGCCTGCTGAATCCCTGGCTCAAGACCACTGGCTCCGCGCTGTTTGCACAAAACGGTGGCGAGGCAGAGCTGATCGGACTGGAGGAGAGCCAGCTGCGGCACATCAGAGCACGGGAAATCTGCATGATCCTCCAGGACGCCATGACAGCCTTTGATCCCCTGGCCCGTCTTGGCAGCCAGATGGCCGAGACCTTTGTGCAAAATCTGGAAATGGATAAAAAGGCCGCGAAGACCCTGGCCCCCGAGGTGCTGGCAGCCCTGAACATACGGGATCCGGAGCAGGTGGTCCGGAAGTACCCGCACCAGCTGTCCGGCGGCATGCTTCAGCGCTGTATGATTGCCATCGCCCTGGCCATGAAGCCGGCTGTGATCATCGCGGATGAGCCAACCACGGCCCTGGATGCTGTTAACCAGCGGCAGGTGGTGGAGGCCTTTGAGCTGCTGCGGCAGGAGACCGGCACGGCCTTAATCTTTATCTCCCACGATCTGGGTGTGGTCAGGCGCCTGTCCGATGACCTGCTGGTCATGGAAAAGGGCTGCGGTGTGGAGGCCGGAAGGGCAGAGGCAGTGTTCCGGAACCCTCAGAACGACTATACCCGGTATCTGATCGACACCCGGCTCATGATCACCGATTCCTTTAAAAAAGCCATGAATAAGGAGGCGCGCCATGAAGAACCTGGTCGAAATTAA
- a CDS encoding sugar transferase, with the protein MIYQKYVKRILDITLSGVAIIVLSPVMGVTAILVKKKLGSPVIFKQKRPGKNEKIFTMYKFRTMTDERDEKGELLPDSIRLTKFGKMLRSTSLDELPELFNIFKGDMSVVGPRPLLVQYLPLYNEKQKRRHEVRPGLSGLAQVNGRNAITWEEKFNYDVEYVKKVSFPLDVSIVIKTMIKAFKQEDINADTAVTMEVFKGSEKANA; encoded by the coding sequence ATGATCTATCAGAAATACGTCAAACGCATACTCGACATCACCCTGTCCGGCGTGGCCATCATCGTGCTGTCACCCGTGATGGGCGTTACCGCAATCCTAGTTAAAAAGAAGCTGGGAAGCCCGGTGATCTTCAAACAAAAACGGCCCGGCAAGAATGAAAAAATCTTTACCATGTACAAATTCAGAACCATGACCGATGAGCGGGACGAAAAAGGTGAGTTGTTACCGGATAGCATTCGGCTGACGAAGTTTGGAAAGATGCTCCGAAGTACCAGTTTGGATGAATTGCCCGAGCTATTTAATATTTTTAAAGGAGATATGAGTGTTGTTGGACCTCGACCCTTATTGGTGCAGTATCTTCCCTTATACAATGAAAAACAGAAAAGGCGGCATGAAGTAAGACCCGGCCTTTCAGGATTGGCTCAGGTCAATGGGCGCAACGCCATCACCTGGGAAGAGAAATTCAATTACGATGTCGAGTATGTAAAAAAGGTAAGCTTTCCCCTGGATGTTAGCATTGTCATAAAAACTATGATCAAAGCCTTCAAGCAGGAAGACATCAACGCAGATACAGCAGTCACCATGGAAGTATTCAAAGGAAGTGAAAAAGCCAATGCCTGA
- a CDS encoding DegT/DnrJ/EryC1/StrS family aminotransferase, producing MEKPEKIYLASPHMGGEEMKYIQEAFDTNWIAPLGKNVNQFEKEMADYVGLKAGAALSAGTAALHLGLKALGVGEGDVVFCSSLTFSASANPIIYLGAKPVFIDSEPETWNMSPAALKKAYEKYPNPKAVIIVDLYGQAADYEKLSVLCKAHHTPVLEDAAEALGATYQGQKCGTLGDLSVLSFNGNKIITTSGGGMLLGNDEALIQKIRFWSTQSRENERHYEHKELGYNYRMSNIVAGIGRGQLKVLDERVAKKKEIFATYQEAFKQISDIEMMPISDKGKPNYWLSCMTLKQDSKVKPIDIMQALEKENIESRPVWKPMHLQPYFKAFDFFSHCDPENEQSIAEDIFNRGVCLPSDTKMSEADQQRIINIIKTLF from the coding sequence ATGGAAAAGCCCGAAAAGATTTACCTCGCCTCGCCCCACATGGGCGGCGAAGAAATGAAATACATACAGGAAGCCTTTGACACCAACTGGATCGCTCCCCTGGGAAAAAATGTCAACCAGTTTGAAAAAGAAATGGCAGACTATGTGGGACTTAAAGCAGGAGCCGCCTTATCCGCCGGAACAGCCGCCTTGCATCTTGGCTTAAAAGCACTGGGGGTAGGGGAAGGCGATGTGGTCTTCTGCTCCAGCCTGACCTTCTCCGCCAGCGCCAACCCCATTATCTACCTGGGCGCAAAGCCCGTTTTCATCGACAGCGAGCCCGAAACCTGGAACATGAGCCCGGCCGCTCTTAAAAAAGCCTATGAAAAATACCCCAATCCCAAAGCCGTGATCATTGTGGATTTATACGGACAGGCCGCCGATTATGAAAAGCTGTCAGTCCTCTGTAAAGCACACCACACACCCGTGTTAGAAGACGCCGCCGAAGCCTTAGGCGCAACCTACCAGGGACAGAAATGCGGTACCCTAGGCGATCTGTCCGTTCTATCCTTTAACGGCAACAAGATCATCACCACCTCCGGCGGCGGCATGCTCCTCGGCAACGACGAAGCCCTTATCCAGAAAATCCGCTTTTGGTCCACCCAGTCCAGAGAGAATGAACGCCATTATGAGCACAAAGAGCTAGGCTACAATTACCGCATGAGCAACATCGTTGCCGGTATCGGAAGAGGACAGTTAAAAGTCCTTGATGAGCGGGTCGCAAAGAAAAAAGAAATCTTTGCTACCTACCAAGAAGCCTTTAAACAAATCAGCGATATTGAAATGATGCCCATTTCCGATAAAGGCAAGCCCAATTACTGGCTAAGTTGCATGACTTTAAAACAGGATAGTAAGGTAAAGCCAATAGATATCATGCAAGCTTTGGAAAAAGAAAACATTGAATCCCGGCCAGTCTGGAAACCCATGCATCTGCAGCCCTACTTCAAAGCCTTTGATTTCTTCAGCCATTGCGATCCAGAGAATGAACAGAGCATCGCAGAAGATATCTTTAACCGGGGCGTCTGCCTGCCGAGCGATACAAAAATGAGCGAAGCAGACCAACAGCGTATTATCAACATTATTAAGACACTCTTTTAA